Proteins co-encoded in one Astyanax mexicanus isolate ESR-SI-001 chromosome 1, AstMex3_surface, whole genome shotgun sequence genomic window:
- the baalcb gene encoding brain and acute leukemia cytoplasmic protein: MGCGGSRTDALEPRYLESWTKETESTWLTSTDADIPLSSIHSIPSENSSEVGYGAEKTASPDIFDDGLPSPAQAYLKVCSAMSEASLSDVKSSSTPSILTSQQEELSSPSSTVQRRSVLCTEEITKWQDNRMSTKQVTITVTQSIRQVDKSGKIKEKSHTTCEVMKPRDSLKEAAVEAVLK; the protein is encoded by the exons ATGGGTTGTGGAGGCTCTAGGACTGATGCTTTGGAGCCGCGTTACTTGGAGAGCTGGACCAAAGAAACAGAATCCACCTGGCTCACCAGCACAGACGCTGACATACCCCTGTCCTCGATCCACAGCATCCCCTCAGAGAACTCGTCCGAGGTGGGCTATGGAGCTGAAAAAACAGCCAGTCCTG ATATCTTTGATGACGGCCTGCCATCTCCTGCTCAGGCGTATCTGAAAGTGTGTTCTGCCATGTCTGAGGCCAGCCTCAGTGATGTGAAAAGCAGCAGTACACCTTCCATACTGACCTCACAGCAAGAAGAGCTGTCTTCACCGAGCTCAACAGTGCAGAGGAGAAGTGTCTTGTGCACTGAGGAAATT ACCAAGTGGCAAGACAACAGAATGTCCACCAAGCAGGTGACCATCACAGTGACTCAGAGCATCCGTCAGGTGGACAAGAGTGGAAAGATCAAGGAGAAGTCCCACACAACATGCGAGGTCATGAAACCTCGGGATAGCTTGAAGGAAGCAGCAGTAGAAGCTGTGCTGAAATGA